The Manihot esculenta cultivar AM560-2 chromosome 11, M.esculenta_v8, whole genome shotgun sequence genome includes a region encoding these proteins:
- the LOC110626011 gene encoding uncharacterized protein LOC110626011 isoform X2: MDLTSPEYFQAFASTGEPALETNTSLYGQGKDNLFADTFQDPLCKLNLKETSEFVKSFPMPHGSAECRGFLEVPTQRSREGVDSVTQRRVEAPSTPESSKMQKENGNFKHQMEVFAEKSRVTEEKVSKLVSSFQGSVALDQHNPGVTVRGFSASSDVLLKDKLIDEVEPVLPNFRYSETSKEGFLFRNSANEVMKDVGTEVIHEVKHRDIGTEMTPLGSSTTSRCHTPFKSSSPARHNTPANRSGPLPLGNSDSTNSIIDISQLQACHLAKLQFGSHYDSVASNWSSREEEEEEISKSLRHFETGITCRRSVSDSRAATWEEEEKTKCCLRYQREEAKIQAWLNLQTAKAEAQSRKLEVKVQKMRSNLEEKLMKRMAVVHRKAEEWRAAARQQRPEQTKMMINRRCSSHASCGCFPCNTYP, encoded by the exons ATGGATCTCACAAGTCCCGAATACTTTCAAGCTTTTGCTTCTACTGGG GAACCAGCATTGGAGACCAATACGAGTCTGTATGGGCAAGGAAAGGACAATCTATTTGCGGACACCTTTCAAGACCCACTTTGCAAGCTCAATCTCAAGGAGACATCTGAGTTTGTCAAGTCATTTCCAATGCCACATGGCAGTGCGGAATGCAGAGGGTTTCTTGAAGTTCCAACACAAAGGAGCAGAGAGGGAGTGGACTCTGTGACTCAGAGGAGAGTGGAAGCTCCTTCTACACCTG AATCTTCAAAGATGCAGAAAGAAAATGGTAACTTTAAGCACCAAATGGAGGTATTTGCGGAAAAATCAAGGGTCACAGAGGAAAAAGTCTCAAAACTTGTTTCCAGCTTTCAGGGGTCTGTAGCTCTGGATCAACACAACCCAGGAGTAACTGTTCGTGGGTTCTCTGCTTCTTCAGATGTGCTTCTTAAAG ACAAGTTAATAGATGAGGTAGAACCAGTTTTACCAAATTTTAGATACTCAGAGACATCAAAAGAAGGATTTCTATTTAGAAACTCAGCTAATGAAGTGATGAAAGATGTTGGTACTGAAGTTATTCATGAGGTAAAACACAGAGATATTGGGACAGAAATGACTCCCTTGGGCAGTTCCACAACTTCTAGATGCCACACGCCATTCAAAAGCTCATCGCCTGCTCGCCATAATACGCCTGCCAATAGGTCAGGCCCTTTGCCACTGGGGAATTCTGATAGCACCAACAGTATCATTGACATTTCCCAGCTTCAAGCTTGCCATTTGGCTAAGCTACAATTTGGGTCACATTATGATTCAGTTGCATCAAATTGGAGCTCAagggaggaagaggaagaggaaataTCAAAGAGCCTAAGACACTTTGAGACTGGCATTACTTGCCGGAGAAGTGTTTCAGATTCTAGAGCTGCTACATGGGAGGAAGAGGAAAAGACAAAATGCTGTCTTAG GTATCAAAGAGAGGAAGCAAAAATTCAAGCTTGGTTGAACCTCCAAACTGCAAAAGCAGAAGCTCAATCAAGAAAGCTTGAG GTCAAAGTACAGAAGATGAGATCAAACTTAGAAGAGAAGTTGATGAAAAGGATGGCAGTTGTTCACAGAAAAGCTGAAGAATGGAGAGCTGCAGCTCGCCAACAACGCCCTGAACAAACGAAGATGATGATCAACCGAAGATGCTCTAGCCACGCTTCTTGTGGTTGCTTCCCTTGCAACACATATCCTTGA
- the LOC110626011 gene encoding uncharacterized protein LOC110626011 isoform X1, which translates to MDLTSPEYFQAFASTGEPALETNTSLYGQGKDNLFADTFQDPLCKLNLKETSEFVKSFPMPHGSAECRGFLEVPTQRSREGVDSVTQRRVEAPSTPGRLIFSNSIGSLAKKSFPSKWDDAEKWLMSSSCHESLAFKLSPESSKMQKENGNFKHQMEVFAEKSRVTEEKVSKLVSSFQGSVALDQHNPGVTVRGFSASSDVLLKDKLIDEVEPVLPNFRYSETSKEGFLFRNSANEVMKDVGTEVIHEVKHRDIGTEMTPLGSSTTSRCHTPFKSSSPARHNTPANRSGPLPLGNSDSTNSIIDISQLQACHLAKLQFGSHYDSVASNWSSREEEEEEISKSLRHFETGITCRRSVSDSRAATWEEEEKTKCCLRYQREEAKIQAWLNLQTAKAEAQSRKLEVKVQKMRSNLEEKLMKRMAVVHRKAEEWRAAARQQRPEQTKMMINRRCSSHASCGCFPCNTYP; encoded by the exons ATGGATCTCACAAGTCCCGAATACTTTCAAGCTTTTGCTTCTACTGGG GAACCAGCATTGGAGACCAATACGAGTCTGTATGGGCAAGGAAAGGACAATCTATTTGCGGACACCTTTCAAGACCCACTTTGCAAGCTCAATCTCAAGGAGACATCTGAGTTTGTCAAGTCATTTCCAATGCCACATGGCAGTGCGGAATGCAGAGGGTTTCTTGAAGTTCCAACACAAAGGAGCAGAGAGGGAGTGGACTCTGTGACTCAGAGGAGAGTGGAAGCTCCTTCTACACCTGGTAGGCTAATATTCAGCAATAGTATTGGTAGTCTTGCAAAAAAGAGCTTTCCCTCTAAGTGGGATGATGCAGAGAAGTGGCTAATGAGTAGTTCTTGCCATGAATCTCTTGCTTTTAAGCTATCGCCAGAATCTTCAAAGATGCAGAAAGAAAATGGTAACTTTAAGCACCAAATGGAGGTATTTGCGGAAAAATCAAGGGTCACAGAGGAAAAAGTCTCAAAACTTGTTTCCAGCTTTCAGGGGTCTGTAGCTCTGGATCAACACAACCCAGGAGTAACTGTTCGTGGGTTCTCTGCTTCTTCAGATGTGCTTCTTAAAG ACAAGTTAATAGATGAGGTAGAACCAGTTTTACCAAATTTTAGATACTCAGAGACATCAAAAGAAGGATTTCTATTTAGAAACTCAGCTAATGAAGTGATGAAAGATGTTGGTACTGAAGTTATTCATGAGGTAAAACACAGAGATATTGGGACAGAAATGACTCCCTTGGGCAGTTCCACAACTTCTAGATGCCACACGCCATTCAAAAGCTCATCGCCTGCTCGCCATAATACGCCTGCCAATAGGTCAGGCCCTTTGCCACTGGGGAATTCTGATAGCACCAACAGTATCATTGACATTTCCCAGCTTCAAGCTTGCCATTTGGCTAAGCTACAATTTGGGTCACATTATGATTCAGTTGCATCAAATTGGAGCTCAagggaggaagaggaagaggaaataTCAAAGAGCCTAAGACACTTTGAGACTGGCATTACTTGCCGGAGAAGTGTTTCAGATTCTAGAGCTGCTACATGGGAGGAAGAGGAAAAGACAAAATGCTGTCTTAG GTATCAAAGAGAGGAAGCAAAAATTCAAGCTTGGTTGAACCTCCAAACTGCAAAAGCAGAAGCTCAATCAAGAAAGCTTGAG GTCAAAGTACAGAAGATGAGATCAAACTTAGAAGAGAAGTTGATGAAAAGGATGGCAGTTGTTCACAGAAAAGCTGAAGAATGGAGAGCTGCAGCTCGCCAACAACGCCCTGAACAAACGAAGATGATGATCAACCGAAGATGCTCTAGCCACGCTTCTTGTGGTTGCTTCCCTTGCAACACATATCCTTGA
- the LOC110626783 gene encoding uncharacterized protein LOC110626783, which yields MAVASFSSPHILLQNSGSIIKPKGKTMMLQHTQVPLKKSPALQPRSSYKHKVFENQSEGIICYRDESGEIICEGFDEGPRFHQQFPRTAYHSTSRDAEIINLLQQRLLQVVNGGEFNNSDKGVAAVQEDFEWEGFNKFC from the exons ATGGCTGTAGCAAGCTTTTCTTCTCCTCACATCCTGCTTCAAAATTCTGGTTCAATCATAAAGCCTAAAGGCAAAACTATGATGCTTCAACACACTCAGGTTCCGCTCAAGAAATCTCCTGCACTTCAACCCAGATCATCTTACAAACACAAG GTATTTGAGAATCAATCTGAGGGCATAATTTGTTACAGAGATGAAAGTGGAGAGATCATTTGTGAAGGATTTGATGAAGGTCCTCGGTTCCATCAACAGTTTCCAAGAACAGCATATCATTCAACTTCAAG AGATGCAGAGATTATCAATCTGCTTCAACAAAGATTGCTTCAAGTTGTTAATGGTGGGGAGTTTAACAACTCTGACAAAGGAGTTGCTGCTGTGCAAGAAGACTTCGAATGGGAAGGCTTTAACAAATTCTGCTGA